A genomic segment from Thermodesulfobacteriota bacterium encodes:
- a CDS encoding thiolase family protein, protein MRDAYIVTSVRTPGCKNRRGALKDTRPEDLISFILNAAMEKTPGLDKKDVDDLMLGCSFPEAEQGLNIGRIAVQMAGFPDQVSGATVNRFCSSGLEAIALASLRVMSGWSDVTIGGGVESMTYVPMGGNMPRPHPDWSKVRADYYVSMGITAENVANRYGISRQQQDEFAYQSQMKASKAKAENLFTEIVPTPATRFVKQADGTFKKETFIQSFDDGIRPETTIEGLAKVRPAFSATGSVTAGNSSQTTDGAAATIIMSENKVRELGLKPIAKLKLYTTVGCRSDEMGVGPRYAIPKLLDKAGLKVDDIGLWEINEAFASQAIYCVRELGISMDRVNINGGAIALGHPLGCTGAKLCATLLANMQAKGVKYGVESMCIGGGMGAAGLFELCD, encoded by the coding sequence ATGAGAGACGCATATATTGTTACATCGGTCAGAACACCCGGCTGCAAGAACAGAAGAGGCGCCCTCAAGGACACCCGTCCCGAGGACCTGATCAGCTTCATCTTAAATGCCGCCATGGAGAAAACCCCGGGGCTTGACAAAAAAGATGTGGACGACCTGATGCTGGGCTGCTCGTTCCCCGAGGCGGAACAGGGCCTCAACATCGGCCGCATCGCCGTGCAGATGGCCGGGTTCCCGGACCAGGTTTCCGGCGCCACGGTCAACCGCTTCTGCTCGTCCGGTCTGGAAGCCATCGCCCTGGCCTCCCTGAGGGTCATGTCCGGCTGGTCGGACGTCACCATCGGCGGCGGCGTGGAATCCATGACCTACGTGCCCATGGGCGGCAACATGCCCCGGCCTCATCCGGACTGGTCCAAAGTGCGGGCCGACTACTACGTGTCCATGGGCATCACCGCCGAGAACGTGGCCAACCGCTACGGCATCTCCCGGCAGCAGCAGGACGAGTTCGCCTATCAGTCCCAGATGAAAGCGTCCAAAGCCAAAGCCGAAAACCTGTTCACGGAAATCGTGCCCACCCCGGCCACCAGGTTCGTCAAACAGGCCGACGGCACCTTCAAAAAAGAGACCTTTATCCAGAGCTTTGACGACGGCATCCGACCGGAGACCACCATCGAGGGGCTGGCCAAAGTGAGGCCGGCTTTTTCCGCCACCGGCTCGGTCACGGCCGGCAACTCCTCCCAGACCACCGACGGTGCCGCCGCCACCATCATCATGAGCGAGAACAAAGTCCGGGAACTGGGCCTCAAGCCCATTGCCAAGCTCAAGCTTTACACCACCGTGGGCTGCCGCTCGGATGAGATGGGCGTGGGACCGCGTTACGCCATTCCCAAGCTGCTGGACAAGGCCGGCCTCAAGGTCGACGACATCGGCCTGTGGGAAATCAACGAGGCCTTCGCCTCCCAGGCCATTTACTGCGTCCGGGAACTGGGCATCAGCATGGACCGGGTCAACATCAACGGCGGCGCCATCGCCCTGGGCCATCCCCTGGGCTGCACCGGCGCCAAGCTCTGCGCCACCCTGCTGGCCAATATGCAGGCCAAGGGCGTCAAGTACGGGGTGGAGTCCATGTGCATCGGCGGCGGCATGGGCGCGGCCGGGCTGTTTGAGCTGTGTGACTAA
- a CDS encoding 3-hydroxyacyl-CoA dehydrogenase NAD-binding domain-containing protein translates to MSRKIKQAAVIGSGVMGGGIAALLASAGVKTLLLDIVPFNLTDAEKKDPAARNRIVKAGYDTILMSRPAALMQAEDAALISIGNMEDDFDKLADCDWIIEVVVENLKIKKELFKRIATVRKKGSIVSSNTSGIPLKAMSAGLGKEFREHFLGTHFFNPVRYMHLLEIIPGEATLPEVLDFMAEFGEKRLGKGIVWAKDTPNFIGNRIGVQGIIKAMQLMLEMGLTIPEADALFGPVMGRPKTAMFKTTDLVGLDTMSHVAKNTYDLVKDDEARGDFAAPDFVAGMIEKKLLGNKTRAGFYKTDKGPDGKKIRQVINPATLEYEAYGDVEFPCMAEAKTKKTLADKMKAVVFGKDKGAEYAWKVVASGLIYAANRVPEISDTIVEIDNAMKWGYNFEMGPFETWDAIGLKKSVDRMIKEKMKVPAKIKKMVDAGNKTFYKTEKGVVKYYDFSSKSYKPVAVSPDAVSLTVLKNTKMEVKACPSASLVDLGDGVFCCEFHTKMNALNTELIDFIHKSLDYVDKNGAGLVIGNQAGGMPGAFSAGADLKEITRAVEAKQFDAIDQMIDSLQQAIQRERYSHFPVVAAPYGMTLGGGCEVCLGADRIVAHSELFMGLVEIGVGVLPAGTGCMNLWKKMTCGIPAPVKDAELGKFFIPTFMAIAMAKVSMSAAEARANGFLGPKDRIVFNRDNLIGEAKKEVLRMLADGYVTPQKRPLKVVGEAAWGMVNAEIFNMQNGGYVSEYDAYLAKNIAYVIAGGDARTNSEVDEQAILNLERKMFIEFLKQEKTMARIDHMLKTGKPLRN, encoded by the coding sequence ATGAGCAGAAAAATCAAACAGGCCGCCGTGATCGGTTCAGGGGTCATGGGAGGCGGCATCGCCGCGCTGCTGGCCAGCGCCGGCGTCAAAACGCTGCTGCTGGACATCGTCCCCTTCAACCTGACCGACGCCGAGAAAAAAGATCCGGCCGCCCGCAACCGGATCGTAAAGGCCGGTTATGACACCATTTTAATGTCCCGTCCGGCGGCATTGATGCAGGCGGAAGACGCCGCCCTGATCTCCATCGGCAACATGGAAGACGATTTTGACAAGCTGGCCGATTGCGACTGGATCATCGAAGTGGTGGTGGAAAACCTGAAGATCAAAAAAGAGCTGTTCAAGCGCATCGCAACGGTGCGCAAAAAAGGCAGCATCGTCTCTTCCAACACCTCGGGCATCCCGCTCAAAGCCATGTCGGCGGGCCTGGGCAAGGAGTTCCGCGAGCATTTTCTGGGCACCCATTTCTTCAACCCGGTGCGCTACATGCACCTGCTGGAAATCATCCCGGGCGAGGCGACCCTGCCGGAAGTTCTGGATTTCATGGCCGAATTCGGGGAAAAGCGGCTGGGCAAGGGTATTGTCTGGGCCAAGGACACCCCCAACTTCATCGGCAACCGCATCGGCGTCCAGGGCATCATCAAGGCCATGCAGCTCATGCTGGAGATGGGCCTGACCATTCCCGAGGCCGACGCCCTGTTCGGACCGGTCATGGGCCGGCCCAAGACCGCCATGTTCAAGACCACCGACCTGGTCGGCCTGGACACCATGAGCCACGTGGCCAAAAACACCTACGACCTGGTCAAGGACGACGAGGCCCGCGGCGATTTCGCGGCCCCGGATTTCGTGGCCGGCATGATCGAGAAAAAACTCCTGGGCAACAAGACCCGGGCCGGTTTCTACAAGACCGACAAAGGCCCGGACGGCAAGAAAATCCGCCAGGTCATCAATCCCGCCACCCTGGAATACGAGGCCTACGGCGACGTCGAGTTTCCCTGCATGGCCGAGGCCAAGACCAAGAAGACCCTGGCCGACAAGATGAAGGCCGTGGTCTTCGGCAAGGACAAGGGCGCGGAATACGCCTGGAAGGTGGTGGCCAGCGGCCTGATCTACGCCGCCAACCGGGTGCCGGAGATCTCCGACACCATCGTCGAGATCGACAACGCCATGAAGTGGGGCTACAACTTCGAGATGGGCCCCTTTGAGACCTGGGACGCCATCGGCCTGAAAAAATCCGTGGACCGGATGATCAAGGAAAAGATGAAAGTGCCGGCCAAGATCAAGAAGATGGTGGACGCCGGCAACAAGACCTTCTACAAGACCGAAAAAGGCGTGGTGAAATACTACGACTTTTCGTCCAAGTCCTACAAGCCCGTGGCCGTGAGCCCGGACGCCGTGTCCCTGACGGTCCTCAAGAACACCAAGATGGAAGTCAAGGCCTGCCCCTCCGCCTCCCTGGTGGACCTGGGCGACGGCGTGTTCTGCTGCGAATTCCACACCAAGATGAACGCGCTCAACACCGAGCTGATCGACTTCATCCACAAATCCCTGGATTACGTGGACAAGAACGGCGCGGGGCTGGTCATCGGCAACCAGGCCGGCGGCATGCCCGGCGCTTTTTCCGCCGGCGCGGATTTAAAAGAAATCACCCGGGCCGTGGAGGCCAAGCAGTTTGACGCCATCGACCAGATGATCGACTCCCTGCAGCAGGCCATCCAGCGCGAGCGCTACTCGCACTTTCCGGTGGTGGCCGCGCCCTACGGCATGACCCTGGGCGGCGGCTGCGAAGTCTGCCTGGGAGCCGACCGCATCGTGGCCCACTCCGAGCTGTTCATGGGCCTGGTGGAGATCGGCGTCGGCGTCCTGCCCGCCGGCACCGGCTGCATGAACCTGTGGAAAAAAATGACCTGCGGCATTCCCGCGCCGGTCAAGGACGCGGAACTGGGCAAGTTCTTCATCCCCACCTTCATGGCCATCGCCATGGCCAAGGTGTCCATGTCGGCCGCCGAAGCCCGGGCCAACGGCTTCCTCGGCCCCAAGGACCGCATCGTCTTCAACCGCGACAACCTCATCGGTGAAGCCAAGAAGGAAGTCCTGCGGATGCTGGCGGACGGCTACGTGACTCCGCAGAAAAGGCCACTGAAAGTGGTGGGTGAGGCCGCCTGGGGCATGGTCAACGCCGAAATCTTCAACATGCAGAACGGCGGCTATGTCAGCGAGTACGACGCTTACCTGGCGAAAAACATCGCCTACGTCATCGCCGGCGGCGACGCCCGGACCAACAGCGAAGTGGATGAGCAGGCCATCCTCAACCTGGAGAGAAAGATGTTCATCGAATTTCTCAAGCAGGAAAAGACCATGGCCCGCATCGACCACATGCTCAAAACCGGCAAACCGCTTCGCAACTAA
- a CDS encoding tetratricopeptide repeat protein, with translation MIRLLVKLSMPLLLLLLFPMLAIADETEPYQTGLEAFNAGNYDQALTCFNQALARGNRSPGLYYNLGVTGYKTGRYDQAANAFERLTKDPAWRALALYNLGLIAEARGQREAAFNFYSTAQQMGSDSRLAVLAGLKLKTLTPEVEGPHKVRPWYGLISAGAGYDDNAMLAPDDTFEGTNGEEDGFVELYAAGGRYLSGGWDNGIRLDGGLYARGYANESDYNAATVFAGITRDRQHTQWKTRAGLAVNADFDDEGHYATNPSLDLVAEKSFATHYRFKSYNTLYWVEANDDYDYLTGVKDRCGIQIALRLPRIRVSTGCEVEYNDRDDLYAGDEFFSYSPFRGKVDAALDLKLTSKWRALLKGAYRKSIYPDANIQVVDDASITRKKREDDRWNFSLRGEYALTDILDLFGEYRHTDNDSNISSNSYTCNQIVGGLSVSY, from the coding sequence ATGATCCGACTATTAGTGAAGCTGTCGATGCCCTTATTGCTGCTGCTGTTGTTTCCGATGTTGGCAATAGCCGATGAAACAGAACCTTATCAGACCGGGTTGGAAGCGTTTAATGCGGGAAATTATGATCAGGCCTTGACCTGTTTTAACCAGGCACTGGCCCGGGGAAACCGCTCCCCGGGCCTCTACTACAATCTCGGAGTGACCGGTTACAAAACCGGGCGATATGATCAGGCGGCCAACGCGTTCGAGCGCTTGACCAAAGACCCGGCCTGGAGGGCGCTTGCATTATACAACCTCGGCCTCATTGCCGAAGCCCGGGGCCAACGGGAAGCCGCTTTCAATTTTTATTCAACAGCACAGCAGATGGGGAGCGATTCCCGTCTCGCCGTTCTGGCGGGGCTGAAGTTAAAAACCTTAACGCCTGAGGTGGAAGGTCCGCATAAGGTGCGGCCCTGGTATGGCTTGATTTCCGCGGGAGCGGGATATGACGATAATGCGATGCTCGCTCCGGACGATACTTTTGAAGGAACGAACGGAGAAGAAGACGGCTTTGTCGAACTATATGCCGCCGGTGGCCGGTATTTATCCGGCGGCTGGGATAACGGCATCCGTCTGGATGGCGGTTTATACGCCCGGGGCTATGCGAATGAATCGGATTACAATGCCGCCACAGTGTTTGCCGGTATAACCCGGGACCGACAGCATACCCAATGGAAAACCCGCGCCGGCCTTGCGGTGAATGCCGACTTTGACGACGAGGGCCATTATGCCACCAACCCCTCTCTGGATCTGGTGGCGGAAAAAAGTTTCGCGACGCATTACAGGTTCAAAAGCTATAACACCCTGTACTGGGTCGAGGCTAATGACGACTATGATTATTTAACAGGTGTGAAAGACAGGTGCGGTATCCAGATAGCGTTACGGCTGCCTCGAATTCGTGTGTCTACGGGATGTGAAGTCGAATACAATGACAGGGATGATCTCTATGCCGGAGATGAGTTTTTCAGTTATTCGCCCTTTCGCGGCAAGGTCGATGCCGCGCTTGATCTCAAGTTAACCAGCAAGTGGCGGGCTCTGCTGAAGGGGGCGTACCGTAAAAGCATATATCCGGATGCCAACATTCAGGTTGTCGATGACGCCTCAATTACCCGGAAAAAACGCGAGGACGACCGTTGGAACTTCTCTCTGCGCGGTGAATATGCCCTCACGGACATCCTGGATCTTTTCGGGGAATATCGCCACACGGATAATGATTCTAACATTTCGAGCAATTCCTATACCTGCAACCAGATAGTCGGGGGGCTGTCGGTCAGCTATTAG